The nucleotide sequence GCCGTCGGCAGGCTCCGCCGCGAACCGCTCAGCAAGGCGCCCGGCATCGCGGAAGCCGTGGACTGGGCCGAAGCAGCCACGCTGCTGCACGCGCGCGGTGCGCGCTGGCCGGATGCCTTCAAGCGCTCGATCGGCGTTGCGCTAAAGGAGGAGGAAGATCTCACCTTCATCTCCGGCCGGCTCGACGCCCTCATTGCGGAGGCTGCCGCGTGAGCGATGAACTTCAGCTACCGCATGCGGCCCGGGTGTTCGTGTCCTTTGTCGCGCTGCTGCGCGTCAACGGTTTCGCCGTGGCGCCGGAACAGACGACGGCATTCCTGGCGGCGATCGGGCTACTCGGCCCGCGCAGCATGGAAGCCATCCGGCAGGCGGGATTGGCGACGCTCGCCCCGCCGCCCGAGCGGCGCGCGACCTACGACCGCCTGTTCGACCTCCATTTCCTCGGCAGCGAAGCGATCGACCACGCGGGCGCGGAAGATGAGGAAGTGGTTCGCCTGCAGGAGGAAGGACGCGGCGAGGACGAAACGCTGCTGGCCGATGAGGTCAACGAGTCCGGACTTGCCGCGGCCCGCGCCGAGGCGCTGGTCGAACGCCGCTTCGCGCCAAGCACGACCGGGAGCGCTTTACGAAAACTGTCGCGCGAGGCGCCTGCCCGGCTGCCGCGGCGGCGGGGACATCGCCGCATGCGTGCCCGTCGCGGCCCATGGGCCGATCTGCGCCGCACCTTGCGCGAGAGCGTGCGCAACGATGGCGAAGTGCTGCGGCTCGGTCGGCTCAAACGGCGCACCCGTCCGCGCAAGGTTCTGCTCCTTATCGATGTCTCCGGTTCGATGAAGGGCCGGACAGAAGACAATATGAAGCTGGCGCATGCGCTGTCACACGCCATCTCTCACGTCGAGGTATTCACGTTCGGCACCCGGCTCACCCGCGTCACCCGCGCGCTCCGTCTCAAGCGCCGCGAGCAGGCGCTGTCCGCCGCCGCGCATCTGGTCAGCGATTGGGACGGCGGCACCCGGATTGGCGATGCGCTGCAGGCGTTCCTTTCGGTACCGCGGTTCGGCAGCTATGCGCGCGGCGCCGCCGTCGTCATCGTCTCCGACGGCCTTGAGCGCGGCGATCCTTCTGCCTTGCAGGACGCTGTCGCAAAATTGTCGCGGCGCGCCTGGCGCCTGAGCTGGCTGACGCCGCTGGCGTCAGGTCCCGGCTTTCAGCCCCAGACCGAAGCGCTGATCGCGATCCGGCGCTTCGTGGATGATCTGGTCGACGGTGGGTCCACCGCCGCGATCGTCT is from Bradyrhizobium sp. AZCC 2176 and encodes:
- a CDS encoding vWA domain-containing protein, with amino-acid sequence MSDELQLPHAARVFVSFVALLRVNGFAVAPEQTTAFLAAIGLLGPRSMEAIRQAGLATLAPPPERRATYDRLFDLHFLGSEAIDHAGAEDEEVVRLQEEGRGEDETLLADEVNESGLAAARAEALVERRFAPSTTGSALRKLSREAPARLPRRRGHRRMRARRGPWADLRRTLRESVRNDGEVLRLGRLKRRTRPRKVLLLIDVSGSMKGRTEDNMKLAHALSHAISHVEVFTFGTRLTRVTRALRLKRREQALSAAAHLVSDWDGGTRIGDALQAFLSVPRFGSYARGAAVVIVSDGLERGDPSALQDAVAKLSRRAWRLSWLTPLASGPGFQPQTEALIAIRRFVDDLVDGGSTAAIVSHVLSLGQRKAA